A part of Paenibacillus donghaensis genomic DNA contains:
- a CDS encoding aspartate aminotransferase family protein: MLNLGTEGELALKKDQQYLWHNITPYSESSPPMIAASASGSWVTDINGDKFLDGMSGLWCVNVGYGRKELAEAAYNQLLSLPYFPLTQSHLPAIALAEKLNEWLEGDYVIFFSNSGSEANEVAFKMARQYQQQIGQHYRHKFIARYRGYHGSSLGALSATGQAQRKYKYEPLGGGFLHVAPPDSYRRPADISVEEFNLQSAQAIEDTIVWEGAETVAAVIMEPVITGGGVIVPHQLYLDRVQEICSRHGVLLIIDEVICGFGRSGRKFGHHNYGVKPDIVTMAKGLTSAYLPLSATAVRKDIYEAFKDNSDGYGYLRHVNTFGGNPAACALALRNLEILEQENLVERADMLGKRLYSEFSGLLGHKLVGDIRSFGLVLGIELVEDKITKKPADLNIVKGIIAECKSKGLIIGKNGDTVAGFNNVLTFAPPLSSTDEDIQFIVDTFTAVLNGSWA; encoded by the coding sequence GTGCTTAATCTGGGGACTGAAGGCGAGCTTGCTCTGAAGAAGGATCAGCAATATCTGTGGCATAATATCACACCTTATAGTGAGAGCAGTCCGCCGATGATTGCCGCTTCGGCCAGCGGGTCATGGGTGACAGATATCAACGGTGACAAGTTTCTGGACGGCATGTCCGGCCTGTGGTGCGTGAATGTGGGCTATGGACGGAAGGAATTGGCCGAGGCGGCTTACAATCAGCTGCTGAGCCTGCCGTATTTCCCGTTGACACAGAGCCATCTGCCGGCCATTGCGCTGGCCGAGAAGCTGAATGAATGGCTGGAAGGCGACTATGTGATCTTCTTCTCCAACAGCGGCTCGGAGGCCAACGAAGTAGCTTTCAAAATGGCCCGCCAGTACCAGCAGCAGATCGGCCAGCATTACCGGCACAAGTTCATTGCGCGTTACCGCGGGTACCATGGCAGCTCGCTGGGCGCGCTGTCGGCAACCGGCCAGGCGCAGCGCAAATATAAATATGAGCCGCTCGGCGGCGGCTTCCTGCATGTGGCTCCGCCGGACAGCTACCGCCGTCCGGCAGACATATCGGTGGAGGAATTTAATCTTCAGAGCGCACAGGCCATTGAAGATACTATCGTCTGGGAAGGTGCCGAGACGGTGGCGGCGGTGATTATGGAGCCGGTGATTACCGGCGGCGGTGTTATAGTGCCTCATCAGCTCTATCTGGACCGGGTGCAGGAGATCTGCAGCCGGCACGGGGTGCTGCTGATCATCGATGAGGTGATCTGCGGCTTTGGCCGCTCCGGGCGGAAGTTCGGGCATCACAATTACGGAGTGAAGCCGGACATTGTAACGATGGCCAAAGGATTGACCAGCGCGTATCTGCCCTTGTCGGCCACGGCAGTCCGCAAGGATATTTATGAGGCCTTCAAGGATAACAGCGACGGCTACGGGTATCTGCGCCATGTGAACACCTTCGGCGGCAATCCGGCGGCCTGCGCGCTGGCGCTGCGCAATTTGGAGATCCTGGAGCAGGAGAATCTCGTCGAGCGTGCCGATATGCTGGGTAAACGGTTATATAGTGAATTCTCCGGCTTGCTGGGACATAAGCTTGTGGGTGATATCCGCAGCTTCGGGCTGGTGCTTGGCATAGAACTGGTAGAAGACAAGATTACCAAGAAGCCTGCCGATCTGAATATCGTCAAGGGCATTATCGCCGAATGTAAATCCAAAGGTCTGATCATTGGCAAGAATGGAGACACGGTAGCAGGCTTCAATAATGTGCTGACGTTCGCGCCTCCGCTATCCTCCACGGACGAAGACATCCAGTTTATCGTGGATACCTTCACAGCTGTGCTGAACGGGAGCTGGGCATAG
- a CDS encoding CoA-acylating methylmalonate-semialdehyde dehydrogenase: MTLLAVQTGRVKNYVNGVWVESSSGRDEEVFNPATGEVIAYVPISGREELDVAVEAAWQAFALWKKVAVPRRGRYFFQYQQLLVQHAEELAQLITLENGKNLEEARGEVQRGIECVEFAAGIPSLMMGNQLPDIATGIESGMYRYPLGVIGGIAPFNFPMMVPCWMFPLAIACGNTFVLKPSERTPLLMNRLAELFAEAGFPPGVLNIVHGAHDVVNGLLEHSRVKAVSFVGSQPVAEYVYRTGTSHGKRVQALAGAKNHSIVLPDAELDAAVKNIIAAAFGSAGERCMACSVVVVHEAVADELVKRLVAAADELKIGNGMEDGVFLGPVIRQSNKERTLAYIETGEREDARLVRDGRQDGAAAGAGYFLGPTIFDHVKTGMTLWNDEIFAPVLAVIRVGSLVEAIEVTNQSPFANGACIYTDSAKAIREFREEIDAGMLGVNLGVPAPMAFFPFSGYKKSFYGDLHANGRDGVEFYTRKKMITARY; the protein is encoded by the coding sequence ATGACTTTGCTGGCGGTGCAGACCGGAAGGGTGAAGAATTACGTCAATGGAGTCTGGGTGGAATCCTCCTCCGGACGGGATGAGGAGGTCTTTAATCCGGCAACAGGTGAAGTGATCGCCTATGTTCCCATCTCGGGGAGGGAAGAATTGGATGTGGCGGTAGAAGCGGCATGGCAGGCCTTTGCGCTATGGAAGAAGGTGGCTGTGCCAAGACGCGGGCGTTATTTCTTCCAGTACCAGCAGCTGCTGGTACAGCATGCGGAGGAGCTGGCACAGCTGATTACCTTGGAGAACGGCAAGAACCTGGAAGAAGCCAGGGGAGAGGTGCAGCGCGGCATTGAATGTGTGGAGTTCGCTGCAGGCATCCCCAGCCTGATGATGGGCAATCAGCTGCCGGATATCGCCACAGGCATAGAATCCGGGATGTACCGTTATCCCTTGGGTGTGATCGGTGGCATCGCCCCGTTCAACTTCCCGATGATGGTGCCCTGCTGGATGTTCCCGCTGGCGATTGCCTGCGGCAATACCTTCGTGCTGAAGCCCTCGGAACGTACACCGCTGCTGATGAACCGGCTGGCAGAGCTGTTTGCCGAAGCCGGCTTCCCGCCGGGGGTGCTGAACATTGTGCACGGCGCACATGATGTGGTCAATGGCCTGCTGGAGCATAGCCGAGTGAAGGCGGTGTCGTTCGTAGGCTCACAGCCGGTGGCAGAATATGTCTATAGAACCGGAACCTCGCACGGGAAACGGGTGCAGGCCTTGGCCGGAGCCAAGAACCATTCCATTGTGCTGCCGGATGCCGAGCTTGACGCTGCGGTGAAGAATATCATAGCCGCTGCTTTTGGTTCGGCGGGTGAGCGCTGCATGGCTTGTTCTGTTGTTGTTGTGCATGAGGCGGTGGCAGATGAGCTGGTGAAGCGGCTGGTTGCCGCTGCGGATGAGCTGAAGATCGGCAACGGGATGGAGGACGGGGTGTTCCTCGGACCGGTGATCCGCCAGTCCAACAAGGAGCGTACCCTGGCCTATATCGAGACCGGAGAGCGGGAGGATGCGCGGCTGGTGAGGGATGGCAGGCAGGATGGCGCGGCAGCAGGTGCAGGCTATTTCCTCGGGCCGACGATCTTTGATCATGTGAAGACCGGAATGACGCTGTGGAATGACGAGATTTTTGCGCCGGTACTGGCTGTAATCCGGGTGGGCAGTCTGGTTGAAGCCATTGAGGTTACGAATCAATCGCCGTTCGCGAACGGGGCCTGTATCTATACGGACAGCGCGAAGGCGATCCGCGAGTTCCGTGAGGAGATTGATGCCGGTATGCTGGGTGTGAATTTGGGGGTGCCTGCCCCGATGGCTTTCTTCCCGTTCTCGGGCTACAAGAAGTCGTTCTATGGCGATCTGCACGCCAATGGACGCGATGGTGTTGAATTCTATACCCGCAAAAAAATGATCACAGCCCGTTATTAG
- a CDS encoding ABC transporter substrate-binding protein — protein sequence MMNKQTNRFRSLLLMAVMMMVISLIAGCGGNNGNSAAEATAAPDAAASPAAAATTEPAAEAVKVRLQLKWVPQAQFAGYFVAQDKGYYKEEGLEVEILPGGPDIVPEQQVAGGSAEIGVDWVASLLTSQEQEMPLVQIAQIYQKSGLVLVSKKESGISAPADLKGKKVGNWMGGNEFEILALFDKYKLDSNKDLNFTKQGFTMDQFLGGDIDVASAMTYNEYQVVLESGIQAEDLNVIDMNAEGVAMLEDNLFANKEWLADNKETAAKFVRASLKGWKDAIADPSAAVDSVMKLAEDGSTTAEHQLKMMEEVSKLILPEGFDSAKMGYTDAAAFQQTADIALQFGVIKEASKVDEAYTNEIVEMAAQ from the coding sequence ATGATGAACAAGCAAACAAACCGGTTTCGTAGCCTGCTGCTAATGGCTGTAATGATGATGGTGATCTCCTTGATTGCAGGCTGCGGAGGCAACAATGGAAATTCGGCGGCAGAGGCAACGGCTGCCCCTGATGCCGCGGCTTCTCCGGCTGCAGCGGCAACAACTGAACCTGCAGCAGAAGCGGTTAAGGTCAGGCTGCAGCTCAAATGGGTGCCGCAGGCGCAATTTGCCGGTTATTTCGTGGCCCAGGATAAGGGCTATTACAAGGAAGAAGGGCTGGAAGTGGAGATTCTGCCCGGCGGCCCGGATATTGTGCCGGAGCAGCAGGTGGCAGGCGGTTCAGCCGAGATTGGCGTGGATTGGGTGGCGAGCCTGCTGACCAGCCAGGAGCAGGAAATGCCGCTGGTGCAGATTGCCCAGATCTACCAGAAGAGCGGGCTGGTGCTCGTCTCCAAGAAAGAATCCGGCATCAGTGCCCCGGCCGACCTGAAAGGCAAAAAAGTCGGCAACTGGATGGGTGGCAACGAGTTCGAAATTCTGGCGCTGTTTGATAAATACAAGCTGGATTCCAACAAGGATCTGAATTTCACCAAGCAGGGCTTCACGATGGACCAATTCCTCGGCGGCGATATTGATGTGGCATCGGCAATGACCTACAACGAATATCAGGTGGTGCTGGAGTCTGGCATCCAGGCTGAAGATTTGAATGTTATTGACATGAATGCCGAGGGTGTAGCTATGCTGGAGGATAATCTGTTCGCCAACAAGGAATGGCTGGCAGACAACAAGGAGACGGCTGCGAAGTTCGTGCGCGCTTCCCTGAAGGGCTGGAAGGATGCGATTGCCGATCCGTCGGCTGCGGTGGACAGTGTGATGAAGCTGGCTGAAGACGGCAGCACGACGGCAGAGCATCAGCTGAAGATGATGGAAGAGGTCTCCAAGCTGATTCTTCCGGAAGGCTTCGACAGTGCCAAGATGGGATATACCGATGCCGCGGCTTTCCAGCAGACAGCGGATATCGCCCTGCAGTTTGGCGTAATAAAGGAAGCCTCCAAGGTAGACGAAGCGTACACGAATGAAATTGTCGAGATGGCGGCGCAATAA
- a CDS encoding ABC transporter permease — MPSNSAAELASASQDGSAAPAAGDRQTPGVKRKPLAAPGRQDRRVPKLSGSGLLLPLLAGVLFLALWELQVFHKLFDLKKYQLPLPSAIAEAMRDNFSLLLSYTGYTLTEAVLGMLAGSACGFLVALCATAWPRWGGGSLTLVAALNAVPIVALAPIMNLWFGDGIGSRVAIVTATTMAAMAINAYKGMAAVDPLALDLMHSYAASKRAVFRYLRIQNSLPYVFTALKINATASMIGAIVGEFFFSSRGLGYLLSNSIKVAKMPLGWSCIVLAAIAGVIFYLAVERLEKLFIKWHPSERA, encoded by the coding sequence ATGCCAAGCAACTCTGCAGCCGAACTGGCCTCGGCTAGTCAAGACGGAAGTGCCGCCCCGGCAGCGGGCGATAGACAGACTCCCGGGGTCAAGCGGAAACCTCTGGCCGCTCCGGGCCGGCAGGACCGGCGGGTTCCGAAGCTGTCCGGCAGCGGGTTGTTACTGCCGCTGCTGGCAGGCGTCCTGTTTCTCGCCCTCTGGGAGCTGCAGGTATTCCACAAGCTGTTTGATCTGAAGAAATACCAGCTGCCGCTGCCATCGGCTATCGCGGAGGCAATGCGGGACAATTTCAGCCTGCTGCTCTCCTACACCGGCTACACCTTGACGGAAGCTGTGCTGGGTATGCTGGCCGGGTCGGCCTGCGGCTTCCTGGTCGCCCTCTGCGCCACAGCCTGGCCCCGCTGGGGTGGTGGCAGTTTGACGTTGGTTGCTGCGCTTAACGCAGTGCCGATTGTGGCGCTGGCCCCGATTATGAATCTATGGTTCGGCGACGGGATTGGCTCGCGGGTGGCGATTGTCACGGCGACGACCATGGCGGCGATGGCAATCAATGCCTATAAGGGTATGGCCGCTGTTGACCCGCTGGCGCTGGATCTGATGCACTCCTACGCAGCAAGCAAACGGGCGGTGTTCCGCTATCTGCGGATCCAGAACAGCCTGCCTTATGTTTTTACCGCGCTGAAGATTAACGCTACCGCCAGTATGATCGGGGCGATTGTCGGGGAATTCTTCTTCTCTTCACGCGGGCTGGGTTACCTGCTCTCCAATTCGATCAAAGTGGCCAAGATGCCGCTGGGCTGGTCCTGCATCGTGCTGGCTGCCATTGCCGGTGTAATCTTCTACCTGGCGGTTGAACGCCTAGAGAAGCTGTTCATCAAGTGGCACCCGTCTGAGCGGGCCTAA
- a CDS encoding ABC transporter permease, which translates to MKAENVFARSRLLPLFVWIFGLLLVWEGASWLLLHVLETPLAQSKLPYVHEVVATLWKYGGTLIKEGAATFGNAGVGFLIGAVSGVALAVLMSLSRIIERLAFPYAIASQMIPILGLAPIIYGIVRDEQISRIIIAGYITFFPVSLNMLRGLRSVEPSALELMHSYAAKPWAVYWKLRFPAALPGLFSGLKIAAPLAVTGAILVELMGAQHGIGVIMLRNLYYGPSHTYMFWSTVIVGALLGIASYGLMSLAERLAAPWQPEFRPKGGSR; encoded by the coding sequence ATGAAGGCGGAAAATGTGTTTGCCCGCAGCCGGCTGCTCCCGCTGTTTGTATGGATCTTCGGCCTGCTGCTGGTCTGGGAAGGGGCGTCCTGGCTGCTGCTGCATGTGCTGGAGACGCCGCTGGCCCAATCCAAGCTGCCCTATGTCCATGAGGTTGTGGCAACCCTCTGGAAGTATGGAGGCACGCTGATCAAGGAAGGGGCGGCAACCTTCGGCAATGCCGGAGTGGGTTTTCTGATCGGAGCTGTATCAGGAGTGGCGCTTGCGGTGTTGATGAGCCTCTCGCGCATCATAGAGCGGCTGGCCTTCCCCTATGCGATAGCCTCGCAGATGATTCCCATTCTGGGGCTGGCCCCGATCATTTACGGCATTGTACGCGATGAACAGATTTCACGGATTATTATCGCCGGATACATCACCTTTTTCCCTGTATCGCTTAATATGCTGCGCGGTCTGCGCAGTGTCGAACCCTCTGCGCTGGAATTAATGCATTCTTATGCCGCCAAGCCTTGGGCCGTCTACTGGAAGCTTCGTTTCCCGGCAGCTCTGCCCGGCCTGTTCAGCGGGCTTAAGATTGCCGCTCCGCTGGCGGTGACGGGCGCCATTCTGGTGGAGCTGATGGGAGCGCAGCACGGGATTGGAGTCATTATGCTGCGCAATCTCTACTATGGTCCATCCCATACCTATATGTTCTGGTCCACGGTGATTGTCGGCGCGCTGCTTGGCATCGCCAGCTATGGGCTGATGAGTCTGGCGGAGCGGCTGGCAGCGCCCTGGCAGCCGGAATTTCGCCCGAAAGGAGGCAGCCGCTAA
- a CDS encoding ABC transporter ATP-binding protein, translated as MSLAAAQIPEIQLDNVEMRYQTETADVLALHQVSLNIAKGEFVSLLGPSGCGKTTLLRLMADLITPTGGNITVAGKSAREARLAQKYGIVFQSPVLYDWRKVKHNIALPLELLGVKKSVREEKAMELLELVGLQGFADKFPWQLSGGMQQRVAIARALSMEPEILLMDEPFSALDEFTRERLNEELLSVWNKVQNTIVFVTHSIPESIFLSDRVFVLSPHPGRLSAIVEIPLPRPRTAEMRNSPQFFELIARIRDSFEGV; from the coding sequence ATGTCATTAGCGGCAGCACAAATTCCGGAAATTCAGCTCGACAATGTGGAAATGCGCTATCAGACGGAGACTGCGGATGTGCTTGCGCTGCATCAGGTGAGTCTGAATATTGCCAAAGGTGAGTTTGTTTCCCTGCTTGGACCTTCGGGCTGCGGCAAAACGACTCTGTTAAGACTGATGGCGGATCTGATCACGCCAACCGGCGGCAATATTACCGTAGCGGGCAAAAGCGCCAGGGAAGCACGGCTGGCCCAGAAATACGGAATCGTCTTTCAGAGTCCGGTGCTCTACGACTGGCGGAAGGTCAAACATAATATCGCCCTCCCGCTGGAGCTGCTGGGTGTCAAGAAATCCGTCCGCGAGGAGAAGGCAATGGAGCTGTTGGAATTGGTAGGCCTGCAGGGCTTCGCCGACAAATTCCCCTGGCAGCTGAGCGGAGGGATGCAGCAGCGGGTGGCCATCGCCAGAGCCTTGTCGATGGAGCCGGAAATCCTGCTGATGGATGAACCATTCTCTGCGCTGGATGAGTTCACCCGTGAACGCCTGAATGAAGAGCTTCTCTCCGTCTGGAACAAGGTGCAGAATACGATTGTCTTCGTTACACACAGCATTCCTGAGTCCATCTTCCTGTCGGACCGGGTGTTTGTGCTCTCTCCGCATCCCGGCCGCCTCTCGGCCATCGTGGAGATTCCCTTGCCCCGTCCGCGTACAGCAGAGATGCGCAACAGCCCGCAGTTCTTCGAGCTGATCGCCCGCATCCGCGACAGCTTCGAAGGGGTGTAG